In [Chlorobium] sp. 445, one DNA window encodes the following:
- a CDS encoding NrdH-redoxin, which translates to MTRRIIMYSTSWCPDCRRAERVLSEQNITFEKVDIERVEGAAELVMKHAGGKRVVPTLVVEENGSETVLVNPRPLELLAALGVV; encoded by the coding sequence ATGACACGACGCATCATCATGTATTCAACCAGCTGGTGCCCTGACTGCCGCCGTGCTGAACGTGTGCTCAGCGAACAAAACATTACTTTTGAAAAAGTCGATATTGAGCGTGTTGAAGGCGCCGCTGAACTTGTCATGAAGCATGCAGGTGGTAAGCGTGTGGTGCCCACTTTGGTTGTTGAAGAGAATGGCTCTGAAACCGTGCTTGTTAATCCACGCCCGCTTGAACTACTGGCTGCCTTAGGCGTCGTGTAA
- the trxB gene encoding thioredoxin-disulfide reductase: MSEITDVAHHEVVIMGSGPAGLTAAIYAARALLKPLVIDGNQPGGQLMTTTEVENFPGFVHGVMGPKLMDDMREQAKRFGATFLYGEVTAADLSERPFTLIVDDKKRILADTLIISAGARAKLLGLENERKYMGYGVSACATCDGFFFKEKQVFVVGGGDTAMEEALFLTKYAASVTILHRRDEFRASKIMLDRARRHPKIKFITSVVVDDVLGDGKVLTGLRLRYLKTGQITEVPADGLFVAIGHEPNTKLFVGQLDLDEAGYIITKKSTMETSVEGVFACGDVQDSRYRQAITAAGTGCMAAIDAERFLERIKAEVERTAVQ; encoded by the coding sequence ATGTCAGAAATCACAGACGTTGCGCACCACGAAGTCGTCATAATGGGCTCGGGTCCTGCAGGTCTAACAGCAGCCATTTATGCTGCGCGTGCCCTCCTAAAGCCGTTAGTTATTGATGGCAATCAGCCTGGTGGGCAATTGATGACCACTACTGAAGTCGAGAACTTTCCCGGCTTTGTGCATGGGGTCATGGGACCCAAGCTCATGGACGATATGCGTGAGCAAGCCAAACGCTTTGGGGCGACTTTTCTCTACGGCGAAGTTACTGCCGCTGATCTGTCTGAACGCCCTTTTACGCTCATTGTTGATGACAAGAAGCGGATTTTAGCTGACACGCTGATTATTTCTGCAGGTGCACGTGCTAAACTGTTAGGCTTGGAAAATGAGCGCAAGTATATGGGCTACGGGGTCTCGGCATGCGCCACTTGCGATGGCTTCTTCTTTAAGGAAAAGCAGGTTTTTGTGGTTGGCGGTGGCGATACTGCTATGGAAGAAGCACTTTTTCTTACGAAGTATGCAGCCAGTGTAACCATTTTGCATCGCCGTGATGAATTTCGCGCTTCGAAAATTATGCTCGATCGTGCCAGACGACATCCCAAAATCAAATTCATTACCAGTGTGGTCGTCGATGATGTGCTCGGCGATGGCAAAGTGCTGACAGGCTTGCGCTTGCGATACCTTAAAACAGGGCAAATTACTGAAGTGCCTGCTGACGGGCTCTTCGTTGCTATTGGGCACGAACCGAATACCAAATTGTTTGTCGGTCAATTAGACCTTGATGAAGCTGGCTATATCATTACGAAGAAATCGACAATGGAGACCAGTGTTGAAGGCGTTTTTGCATGCGGCGATGTGCAGGATAGTCGCTATCGGCAAGCGATTACAGCAGCGGGCACAGGCTGTATGGCGGCAATCGATGCCGAGCGCTTCTTAGAGCGCATCAAAGCTGAAGTTGAACGCACAGCAGTTCAATGA
- the trxA gene encoding thioredoxin: MSKYVTATDANFEAEVIKSDKPVLVDFWAVWCGPCRMIAPAIEELAAEYEGKAKVAKLNVDENPQVSMKYGIRSIPTLLIFKNGQVVDQIIGAVPKGVIESKLKLQLA, encoded by the coding sequence ATGTCAAAGTATGTTACTGCTACTGACGCAAACTTTGAAGCTGAAGTCATTAAATCAGACAAACCTGTTCTCGTGGATTTTTGGGCAGTCTGGTGTGGTCCCTGCCGCATGATTGCACCGGCTATTGAGGAACTTGCTGCCGAATACGAAGGTAAAGCCAAAGTGGCTAAACTCAATGTTGATGAAAACCCGCAAGTTTCCATGAAGTATGGCATTCGCAGCATTCCCACGCTTCTTATCTTCAAGAATGGTCAAGTGGTTGATCAAATCATAGGCGCTGTGCCAAAAGGCGTGATTGAAAGCAAACTCAAACTTCAACTCGCCTGA